Within Arvicanthis niloticus isolate mArvNil1 chromosome 28, mArvNil1.pat.X, whole genome shotgun sequence, the genomic segment TACCTTtcaacactttttatttttattttatttattgttttacttttggttttttgagacagggtctctctgtgtggccctggctgtcctggaacttgctctgtaaatcaggctggcctccaactcagaccTGCTTGcgtctgcctactgagtgctgggattaaaaatgagCACACCATTGTTGCCttccatcattttttttattaaagtaagATTATATGTGTATTCAAGGGCAGTAAGCTTTTCTACTCTTCATTTCTGTCTCCTGAGCAAGTGTTTATATCAGTGCCTGTGTTGTTTCTTTGTGGATCTCTTTCCTCTGTGAGCCACATTTTAGTAACCCACAGACACACTTCTTTGTGCATCTGTACAAACACATCCTCAAGGGTAGCTTTTCAGGGAAGGGGTTTTCAGCCACATGTCAACTGTTTTGTTTCAGTAAGCACTACTACCCAGACTATCGTGGAGACACCACCACTTCATCTGATTGGTGAGATTTATCTTCACAGTCTCAGGATCCAAGAGGTCCTACATTGATGATCCCTTGCTGGGAGTCCAGGATTCACTTACATTGTCAACAGTGACCAAGTTGTTCCTTCTCCTGGGCTGAGCTGGCCTCTGAGGGACTCTGCTTCTCTTCTGCaatgaaaatattatgaaaataaacaatCCATTTAAATATTCAAATCCTAGAAACCATTTTTAACACTACTGTTTTCAAATTGATATCTAGGAAATTAGTgatttaatcatattttaaaaactaaaaccttcgtgacacacacatacacattagtcTTGGGAAATATAACAATCACTATTTAAAACTTTAAGTAGATTTTAGttgttatataaaacaaaattcatcCAGTTACAGGGTCACCATGCAATACTGTGCAGCTTAAATCCAGTTCGAGATcatttttcaagttttaattGTGGTCAGTATTTTTCTCCCTATATCACAGCACACTAAAATAGTTTGCTCTTAACCTCCTGTACTACCCACACTCTCCCCTACCCTCCCAAATCTATAGCCCGTGCCAGTCTAACTTCACCTTTCATGAGACTGTTTTAGGTTCCACACAAGAGTGTTAGgtggtttatttcttttcatatgtctccctctcctccctctcctccctctcctccctctcctccctctcctccctccccctccctttcctccctccccctccccctccctctcctccctccccctccccctccccctccctctccccctccccccctccccccctcccccttcccctccccctccctcccttttcccttccccttcttcctccctccctctctccctctcctccctctccctctccccctccccctccccctccccctcccccctccccctccctcccttttcccttccccttcttcctccctccctctctccctctcctccctctccttctccctctccccctccccctccccctccctcccttttcccttccccctctccctccctccctctctccctctcctccttctcctcttccctctcccctcctcctccccctacctctccttttcctccctctccctctccacctctccctcctctctccctccccctccctgtccccctccctctccccattcccctccccttccttctccctctcctccctctccctgtccctctctccctctcccccttccctctctcctccctctgcctcctctccccctccctctccctctcatttTACTTCCTGTAAGCATCTTCAGTTACATGAGAGTTGTTACAAACGATGAGATCTCAtcttctgtgtgtacatgtttgtgtgtgaatatagATGTGTATGCAGGTGTCATTCATTCTTGTGTGTCAAGCACTTTTTCAACTGAGCCATCACAATATCCCCTCAAATTTCCATCCTTTTTTAAGGCAAAACCATATCACAGTGTATGTGCTTCTGTGTAAATTCtagaattatatttttctggGCCTGTGAAGAATGTCTGTTGGCTTTTTGATGAACATTAAATTCGTAGATTATTTTTGCGTAGTAAAGTCGTATAACAATATTGCTTCTTACTATTCATGGAGCTGAGTGGACTTCCCAAGTTTCTGTATATTCTTCACAGTCTCTTTCATCAGTGTTTTACAACTTCTGGGGTACAGATCTTTCAACTCTTTGGTTAAATATGCTCCATTGTTGTTGAAGCTATTGCAAATGGGATAACTCTCTTGATTTCTATTTCAAGTATTTTGCTGTTGGTGTATGCCTGCTCTAACATTTTTTTATACTTTGTTGTCTTTAGACAAACTCTGTTACATCCCTCAGCCTCCTGGACTCTTATTACTCCTGCTGTGGCTCAGCACAAGGCATAGCGGTAGAGCAGTACACTGTAAAATAGCCCTTGTATGTATCCTTAGTGAAGTGAACATTAGACTTTCcgtgtttgtataataatgttaTCCTTTGATGGAGTAGCTTTTTCCTAATGGCGTTTGTTGTGTACGCAGGAAGCGTCGGGACAATCATGCCCATGAGAACTTTCAACTGTTCAGGTAATCTCTTCAAGTTTAAATGACCCTTTAAACTGTCCCCaaagcaagccttcctttccagGAAATGAAAGCTTCGGGACTGTTCTGTCAGGACACATCAATGTGATCTCTCCAGAGTCCTTTGATGATCTTTGTGTCTTCTGTGTTTGATCTAGCTCTGCTGATTGCTCTTTTGATTCTATAAACATACCAATGTGTtatattaacatattatataaaattcgATGTAGGTATGTGTTATTACATATGCATTATATAGAGTTGATTATATTGATTATTtacttcttatattttatattaatatatatatgtaagtcgAACTTATTTTAAGTTATACAGTTATATAATACACTTCTGCATGCAAGCCATAAAACTTGGCTAAGGATAGCTCTAAGTTTTCTAATTAAGGCTTTAAAAAtcacatattataaatattattgaaTAACATACTGTCCTTCAAATGCTTTGTGATGTGCCCATTTGGTGGCACCAAGAGCCTCATAGATAGATGCTAAGCATGCCGCCGTATCACTGAGCTCTGACCCCTCCCCACTTATACTTCCTAAACAAAATGAAGGAGTATTCATAAAACCTGTCTGCACCTTGTCCATGAAAGAATTCATGCCCATGGCATAATTCTGAGTTTAAAATTAGTATCTTGTAATTAGATACTTAATGCAATAGCTATAAATAATTTACTggaatgaaaaacattttaatttctccaaCTTGAGGCTGATAGTTTAGATAGGTCCTGCCATCCTCCTGGGCAAGTCTTATGgcaacctctttttcttttttttcaggcCATTGTACTTCAGTGAAATTGGCTGTTGAACTTTGCTATAGTTGATGAGCAGAATTTCCCCTGGACTATTCATCATCCCAGTCACATCCTAGTTGAAAAAGTTTCAAATGCCATAAGAATCCTTTGTAACTTTGCACTTTGCTTTTGAAGAAGGACATTTCTAGGATGGAGAGAACTGTGTTCTAGCTTGGTTCCAGGACACTGGCATCCAATGCCCACTGACTCCAGTGTGAGCACAGAAGGTTCCAGAGAGAGGGAACAATCCATGAGTTCGCAGACAACCAGGAACCCAGAAGCAACCTGGCTTTAAAAAGCACAGAGTTGGAGACACTCCATGAGTCTGCTTGGCTTCCGGGCAAAGTAGCACTTAAGACCTTGTGTTAAAATGGACACCGGGGACACAGCTCTAGGACAAAAAGCTACCTCAAGGTCTGGAGAAGCTGACAGCGTGTCAGGtagatggaggcaggaacagTCAGCTGTTCTTAGGATGAGCACTTTCAGCGGTCAGGAAGGGCAGAGACAACCGCAAATAGATCCCGAGCAGATCGGAAATGCAGCTTCAGCGCAGCTGTTTGGTTCTGGGAAGCTGGCCTCGCCTGGCGAGGGCATACATCAAGTCACAGAGAAGCAATACCCACCGCACCGTCCGAGTCCCTACTCATGCCAACACTCACTTTCTTTCCCTCAGCACTCATTACCGCAGGGCATGATGCACAGCAACAAGCCGCACCAGAGCCTAGAGGGCCCTCCCTGGCTTTTCCCTGGCCCTTTGCCATCTGTTGCCTCTGAGGACTTATTTCCTTTTCCAATGCACAGCCACAGTAGTGGCTATCCTAGAAAAAAGATCTCAAGTCTCAGCCCTGCTTACAGCCAATACTCCCAGAAAAGTATCGAACAGGCAGAAGATGCTCACAAGAAAGAGCACAAACCCAAAAAGCCGGGCAAATACATCTGCCCGTACTGCAGCAGAGCATGCGCGAAACCAAGTGTTCTGAAGAAACACATCCGGTCCCATACCGGTGAGCGGCCATATCCATGTATACCTTGTGGTTTCTCTTTCAAGACAAAGAGCAATTTGTACAAGCACAGGAAGTCTCATGCCCATGCAATTAAGGCAGGCTTGGTACCCTTCACAGAATCGTCTGTATCTAAATTAGACCTCGAGGCTGGTTTTATTGATGTAGAAGCAGAGATACACTCAGACGGCGAGCAGAGCACGGACACAGATGAGGAGAGCTCCGTATTTGCTGAGGCTTCTGACAAAGTGAGCCCTGGCCCCCCCATCCCGTTGGATATTGCTAGCAGAGGTGGCTACCACGGGTCCTTGGAAGAATCCTTGGGTGGTCCGATGAAGGTGCCAATTTTGATTATCCCCAAAAGTGGGATGCCACTACCCAATGAGGGCTCTCAGTATCTGGGCCCTGACATGCTCCCAAATCCGTCTTTGAATGCTAAGGCTGATGACTCTCACACAGTGAAACAGAAACTTGCACTGAGACTGTCAGAGAAAAAAGGACAAgactctgagccatccctcaacCTCCTGAGCCCACACAGCAAGGGGAGTACAGACTCTGGCTACTTTTCTCGCTCAGAAAGTGCAGAGCAGCAGATAAGCCCACCCAACACGAATGCAAAGTCTTACGAAGAAATCATCTTTGGAAAATACTGTCGACTTAGTCCAAGGAGTACACTTAGTGTCACTCCCACGGGTCAGGAGCGCACTGCCATGGGACGCAGGGGCATCATGGAACCATTACCTCATGTAAACACCAGGTTGGAGGTCAAGATGTTTGAAGATCCTATCTCACAGCTgattcccagcaaaggagaaatgGACCCCGGTCAAGTCAACATGTTGAAGACCACGAAATTCAACAGTGAGTGTCGGCCACCACAAGCTATCCCTTCCTCTGTTAGGAATGAAGGAAAACCTTACCCAGGAAACTTCCTAGGCAGCAATCCAATTCTCTTAGAAGCTCCTGTGGACTCTTCACCCCTTATTAGAAGCAACTCAATGCCAACGTCTTCAGCGACTAATTTAAGTGTCCCTCCTTCTTTGAGAGGAAGCCACTCATTTGATGAAAGGATGACAGGGTCTGATGATGTGTTCTATCCTGGCACTGTAGGCATACCTCCCCAGCGCATGCTAAGACGACAAGCAGCCTTTGAGCTGCCATCAGTACAGGAGGGCCACATGGAGTCTGAGCATCCTGCGCGGGTATCCAAGAGCCTTGCCGGCTCATCCCTGAAGGAAAAGAAATTACTCCCTGGAGACAGGCCTGGGTTTGACTATGATGTCTGCCGTAAACCATATAAGAAGTGGGAAGACTCTGAAACTCCAAAACAGAGCTACAGAGACATTTCTTGCTTGAGTTCCTTCAAGCACGGAGGGGAATATTTTATGGACCCCTTGGTGCCATCGCAGGCAGTGCCAACCATGTTCGGGACGACCTGTGAGAACAGAAAACGCAGGAAAGAGAAAAGCGTAGGGGATGAGGAGGATGCTCCCATGATCTGTAGCGGCATGGGAAGTGCTCCTGTGAGCATGATGTCCTCAGAGTATGACCCCAAGCTGCAGGACGGAGGAAGGACTGGCTTTGCCATGACTGGACATGAGAGCCTCCCTCATGGTCACTCTGACCGTTTAGACCCAGCTCGACCCCAGCTGCCATCTAGAAGTCCATCTCTGGGGTCTGAGGATTTGCCCTCAGCTGCTGATCCTGACAAGATGACAGACCTGGGCAAGAAGCCTCCAGGAAATGTGATTTCAGTGATTCAGCACACAAACTCGCTGAGCCGCCCCAATTCCTTTGAAAGATCTGAGTCAACAGAAATGGTGGCCTGTACTCAGGACAAGACCCCTTCACCTTCCGAGACATGTGACAGTGAGGTTTTGGAAGCCCCTGTGAGCCCAGAGTGGGCTCCAGGGGATGGTGCAGAAAGTGGAAACAAGCCAACCCCTTCCCAGCAGGTACCACAGCCTCCCTATCACACACAGCCAAGGCTTGTTCGTCAGCACAACATCCAGGTTCCTGAAATCAGAGTCACAGAGGAACCTGATAAGcctgagaaggagaaggaagctcCCACCAAGGAGCCGGAGAAGCCTGTGGAGGAATTCCAGTGGCCCCAGAGAAGTGAGACTCTTTCCCAACTCCCCGCTGAGAAGTTGCCTCCCAAGAAAAAGCGCCTGCGGCTCGCAGATATGGAGCATTCCTCCGGGGAATCCAGTTTTGAGTCCACAGGCACCGGCCTCTCCCGAAGTCCCAGCCAAGAAAGCAACTTATCCCACAGTTCCAGCTTCTCCATGTCTTTTGATAGAGAAGAAACAGTTAAGCTCACTGCACCTCCGAAGCAGGATGATAGCGGCAAGCATTCTGAGTTTTTGACTGTCCCTGCGGGTTCATACTCATTGTCTGTCCCGGGTCATCACCACCAGAAAGAAATGCGGCGTTGCTCCTCCGAGCAGATGCCTTGTCCTCACCCGACGGAAGTCCCAGAAATACGGAGTAAATCATTTGATTATGGGAACCTGTCCCATGCTCCAGTGTCTGGAGCCTCCCCGTCAACACTATCACCATCTCGGGAGAGGAAGAAATGCTTTCTGGTGCGCCAGGCTTCCTTCAGTGGCTCCCCAGAAATTGCCCAAGGTGAAGCCGGCGTGGACCCCAGCGTCAAGCAGGAGCACATGGAGCACTTGCACGCTGGCCTCAGGGCGGCCTGGTCCTCTGTGCTTCCTCCTCTGCCAGGGGATGACCCAGGAAAGCAGGTGGTCAGTCCTTGTGGCCAGCTGAGCTCAGGACCACCACTCCACCTTGCCCAGCAACAGACCATGCACGTGGACAGTCAGGAATCTCTGAGAAACCCATTGATTCACCCGACATCCTACATGACAAGCAAGCACTTACCCGAACAACCGCACCTGTTTCCGCATCAAGATGCGGTCCCATTTTCTCCGATCCAGAATGCCTTGTTTCAGTTTCAGTACCCGACTGTCTGTATGGTTCATTTGCCCGCTCAGCAGCCTCCCTGGTGGCAGGCACATTTTCCCCATCCCTTCGCCCCACACCCTCAGAACAGCTACAGCAAGCCTCCTTTcccagctgacattcattctagcTATCCCTTAGAGCATGTAGCAGAACACACTGGAAAGAAACCTGCTGACTATCCTCATGCAAAAGAGCAGACTTACCAGTGTTATTCCGGAACATCAGGGCTACACTCCAAGAACCTCCCTCCGAAGTTTCCATCAGACCCGGGCAGTAAATCCACTGAAACTCCCACTGAGCAGCTTCTTCGAGAAGATTTTGCCTCAGAAAATGCTGGGCCTCTGCAGTCCTTACCGGGAACAGTGGTTCCTGTTCGGATCCAGACCCACGTTCCATCCTATGGAAGTGTCATGTACACAAGCATTTCTCAGATACTTGGACAGAATAGCCCCGCCATCGTCATATGCAAGGTCGATGAGAATATGACTCAAAGAACACTGGTAACCAACGCAGCCATGCAAGGGATAGGGTTTAACATAGCCCAAGTGCTTGGGCAGCACACGGGCTTGGAAAAATATCCTCTTTGGAAAGTACCTCAGACCTTACCCCTGGGCTTAGAGTCCTCCATCCCCTTGTGTTTACCGTCAACCTCAGACAGCGCAGCCTCTCTTGGAGGAAGCAAGCGGATGCTGTCTCCAGCCAgcagtttggagctcttcatggAAACCAAGCAACAGAAACGGGTGAAGGAGGAGAAGATGTACGGGCAGATTGTGGAAGAGCTCAGTGCTGTGGAGCTAACCAACTCAGACATCAAGAAGGGCCTCTCCCGCCCCCAGAAGCCCCAGCTCGTGAGGCAAGGGTGTGCGTCGGAGCCAAAGGATGGCTGCTCCCAGTCAAGGTCATCGTCCTTCTCCTCTTTGTCACCTTCCTCATCTCAAGATCATCCGTCTGCCGGCGGGCCTTTCCCTCCCAACAGGGAGATACTTCCAGGTTCCAGGGCACCACCGCGACGGAAG encodes:
- the Hivep2 gene encoding transcription factor HIVEP2; its protein translation is MDTGDTALGQKATSRSGEADSVSGRWRQEQSAVLRMSTFSGQEGQRQPQIDPEQIGNAASAQLFGSGKLASPGEGIHQVTEKQYPPHRPSPYSCQHSLSFPQHSLPQGMMHSNKPHQSLEGPPWLFPGPLPSVASEDLFPFPMHSHSSGYPRKKISSLSPAYSQYSQKSIEQAEDAHKKEHKPKKPGKYICPYCSRACAKPSVLKKHIRSHTGERPYPCIPCGFSFKTKSNLYKHRKSHAHAIKAGLVPFTESSVSKLDLEAGFIDVEAEIHSDGEQSTDTDEESSVFAEASDKVSPGPPIPLDIASRGGYHGSLEESLGGPMKVPILIIPKSGMPLPNEGSQYLGPDMLPNPSLNAKADDSHTVKQKLALRLSEKKGQDSEPSLNLLSPHSKGSTDSGYFSRSESAEQQISPPNTNAKSYEEIIFGKYCRLSPRSTLSVTPTGQERTAMGRRGIMEPLPHVNTRLEVKMFEDPISQLIPSKGEMDPGQVNMLKTTKFNSECRPPQAIPSSVRNEGKPYPGNFLGSNPILLEAPVDSSPLIRSNSMPTSSATNLSVPPSLRGSHSFDERMTGSDDVFYPGTVGIPPQRMLRRQAAFELPSVQEGHMESEHPARVSKSLAGSSLKEKKLLPGDRPGFDYDVCRKPYKKWEDSETPKQSYRDISCLSSFKHGGEYFMDPLVPSQAVPTMFGTTCENRKRRKEKSVGDEEDAPMICSGMGSAPVSMMSSEYDPKLQDGGRTGFAMTGHESLPHGHSDRLDPARPQLPSRSPSLGSEDLPSAADPDKMTDLGKKPPGNVISVIQHTNSLSRPNSFERSESTEMVACTQDKTPSPSETCDSEVLEAPVSPEWAPGDGAESGNKPTPSQQVPQPPYHTQPRLVRQHNIQVPEIRVTEEPDKPEKEKEAPTKEPEKPVEEFQWPQRSETLSQLPAEKLPPKKKRLRLADMEHSSGESSFESTGTGLSRSPSQESNLSHSSSFSMSFDREETVKLTAPPKQDDSGKHSEFLTVPAGSYSLSVPGHHHQKEMRRCSSEQMPCPHPTEVPEIRSKSFDYGNLSHAPVSGASPSTLSPSRERKKCFLVRQASFSGSPEIAQGEAGVDPSVKQEHMEHLHAGLRAAWSSVLPPLPGDDPGKQVVSPCGQLSSGPPLHLAQQQTMHVDSQESLRNPLIHPTSYMTSKHLPEQPHLFPHQDAVPFSPIQNALFQFQYPTVCMVHLPAQQPPWWQAHFPHPFAPHPQNSYSKPPFPADIHSSYPLEHVAEHTGKKPADYPHAKEQTYQCYSGTSGLHSKNLPPKFPSDPGSKSTETPTEQLLREDFASENAGPLQSLPGTVVPVRIQTHVPSYGSVMYTSISQILGQNSPAIVICKVDENMTQRTLVTNAAMQGIGFNIAQVLGQHTGLEKYPLWKVPQTLPLGLESSIPLCLPSTSDSAASLGGSKRMLSPASSLELFMETKQQKRVKEEKMYGQIVEELSAVELTNSDIKKGLSRPQKPQLVRQGCASEPKDGCSQSRSSSFSSLSPSSSQDHPSAGGPFPPNREILPGSRAPPRRKFSGPSESRESSDELDIDETSSDMSVSPQSSSLPTGGSQQEEEGKARKLPVSMLVHMASGPGGNVANSTLLFTDVADFQQFLQFPSLRTTTTVSWCFLNYTKPNFVQQATFKSSVYASWCISSCNPNPSGLNTKTTLALLRSKQKITAEIYTLAAMHRPGTGKLTSSSAWKQFAQMKPDAPFLFGNKLERKLAGNVLKERGKGEIHGEKDLGSKQTEPIRIKIFEGGYKSNEDYVYVRGRGRGKYICEECGIRCKKPSMLKKHIRTHTDVRPYVCKLCNFAFKTKGNLTKHMKSKAHMKKCLELGVSMTSVDDTETEEAENMEELHKTSEKHSMSSISTDHQFSDAEESDGEDGDDNDDDDEDDDEFDDQGDLTPKTRSRSTSPQPPRFSSLPVNVGPVAHGVPSDSSMGHSSLISYLVTLPSIQVTQLMTPSDSCEDTQMTEYQRLFQSKSTDSEPDKDRLDIPSSMDEEAMLSSEPSSSPRDFSPSSYRSSPGYDSSPCRDNSPKRYLIPKGDLSPRRHLSPRRDLSPMRHLSPRKEAALRREMSQGDASPRRHLSPRRPLSPGKDITARRDLSPRRERRYMTTIRAPSPRRALYHNPPLSMGQYLQTEPIVLGPPNLRRGLPQVPYFSLYGDQEGAYEHHGSSLFPEGPTDYVFSHLPLHSQQQVRAPIPMVPVGGIQMVHSLPPALSGLHPPPTLPLPTEGSEEKKGAPGEAFTKAPYTLSRRHEKQAPHVLQSSGLPSSPSSPRLLMKQSTSEDSLNSTEREQEENIQTCTKAIASLRIATEEAALLGADQPTWVQESPQKPLESAHVSIRHFSGPEPGQPCTSAAHPDFHDGEKDTFGTSQTAHPTFYSKSSVDEKQVDFQSSKELSLSTEEGNEPSSEKNQLH